The proteins below come from a single Scatophagus argus isolate fScaArg1 chromosome 15, fScaArg1.pri, whole genome shotgun sequence genomic window:
- the LOC124071835 gene encoding vacuolar protein 8-like has translation MASVFCENCSRLLKNITAQLRRVCRELERKIRDVFREVCQCSCFRTTPERSSLRRTTQELASLHLLRDAETQLLNQESLQALNRLATSEHTDLQMTAAMYYLHLSHCLKSPLPDAFLEPIIVLLLSNDLDVQKTVSLCLVNLLVKNNVCKELVIEMGMLVPLLEFFQSGDATAQCHSCACITMLASSESNREALVVEGVVPLLALAKSYDPQVQQNATWALLHLSQSDYSARILCQAGAVPVLVLLLQSSNSEVQFYSCSALCNIVAVQELHQRLLSTGGHFLLKSLVTLLSSSVQKNSGQACRCLQTLSKNVLIQEQLMELDCVLPLKALLKTSAPESAITLLSALSAHPPNNDVLVSEGLLDEIGQLLHRHRSNSVVITHSCKIIADLCSSCMGQQAVVESLCLSGLLWALLSPTLSDETLLNVTSQLQRLMTSDAFKSNASLRMTSEQVTRLVKLSGQMQNLQLSYNSAAIISKVEMTGEMIQLLRPHYINMLDYLLAFLREKDVKFQQLGIVTIFNLKKDGDFSSLLAQSELEVQLRKVHVQTEETRRLLQMIQPVFPSCDDP, from the exons ATGGCTTCTGTCTTTTGTGAAAATTGCTCCCGGCTGCTCAAAAACATTACTGCACAGTTGAGGAGAGTTTGCAGAGAGCttgagagaaaaataagagacGTTTTTAGAGAAGTTTGTCAGTGCAGCTGCTTCAGGACTACACCTGAGAGGAGTTCCCTGAGGAGAACGACTCAAGAGTTGGCCTCTTTACACCTGCTGCGTG ATGCTGAAACGCAGCTACTTAACCAGGAAAGTCTGCAAGCACTGAACAGACTTGCAACCTCAGAACACACTGATCTACAAATGACTGCAGCCATGTATTATTTACATCTCAGTCACTGCT TAAAATCTCCCTTACCAGATGCCTTCTTGGAGCCAATCATAGTCTTACTTTTATCAAATGACCTGGATGTGCAAAagactgtctctctctgcttggTCAATCTGTTAGTAAAAAATAATG TGTGCAAAGAGTTGGTGATTGAAATGGGGATGCTGGTGCCCTTGCTGGAGTTTTTCCAGTCTGGTGATGCCACCGCTCAATGTCACTCCTGTGCCTGCATCACCATGCTGGCCTCCTCAG AATCAAACAGAGAAGCTTTAGTGGTAGAGGGAGTCGTACCACTGCTGGCTTTAGCAAAATCCTACGACCCGCAGGTGCAACAGAACGCAACTTGGGCTCTGTTACATCTATCGCAGTCAG ATTACTCAGCAAGGATCTTATGCCAAGCAGGAGCCGTTCCTGTGCTGGTGCTTCTGCTGCAGTCCTCAAATTCGGAGGTTCAGTTTTACAGCTGCAGCGCTCTGTGCAACATCGTTGCTGTCCAGGAGCTCCACCAAAGGCTGCTCAGCACTGGGGGtcattttttgttaaaatcTCTTGTGACtctcttgtcttcctctgtgcaaAAG aATTCAGGCCAAGCATGCAGATGCCTACAGACTCTCTCAAAGAATG TTCTGATCCAGGAGCAGCTGATGGAGCTTGACTGTGTGTTACCCCTGAAGGCTCTGCTGAAAACCTCTGCTCCTGAGTCAGCCATAACGCTACTGTCTGCACTGTCTGCACACCCGCCCAACAAT GATGTCCTGGTGAGTGAGGGACTGCTGGATGAAATCGGTCAGCTGCTTCATCGTCACAGATCCAACTCTGTTGTAATCACACACAGCTGCAAGATAATCGCTGACCTTTGTAGCTCCTGTATGGGTCAGCAG GCTGTCGTGgaaagtctgtgtttgtcaggacTCCTCTGGGCCCTGCTGTCACCCACACTATCAGATGAGACCTTGCTGAATGTGACGTCTCAGTTACAGCGCCTGATGACCTCGG ATGCATTTAAGTCTAACGCGTCGCTGAGAATGACATCTGAACAAGTCACAAGACTCGTGAAGTTGTCGGGACAAATGCAAAATCTTCAGCTGTCATACAACAGTGCGGCTATCATCAGTAAAGTAGAAATGACAG GGGAGATGATCCAGCTGCTGAGACCTCACTACATCAACATGTTGGACTACCTGTTAGCGTTCCTCCGAGAGAAAGACGTTAAGTTCCAGCAGCTTGGCATAGTTACAATATTCAACCTCAAGAAAG ATGGAGACTTCTCATCTCTGCTGGCTCAGAGCGAGTTGGAGGTTCAGCTCAGGAAGGTTCATGTGCAGACAGAGGAAACCAGGCGGCTCCTGCAAATGATTCAGCCCGTCTTTCCATCCTGTGATGACCCTTGA
- the slc18b1 gene encoding MFS-type transporter SLC18B1 — protein sequence MDSRVDLQQTDNSPPAESTEPPPKMTRQQILTLVSVASVNFSSMICYSILGPFFPNEAVKKGASQTVIGLIFGCYAVCNLIGSLILGKYIVQIGAKFMLVTGLFVSSVCTIMFGLLDRAPSGPAFITLCFIVRSVDAVGFAGAMTSTFAMSAKIFPNNVATVLGSLEIFTGLGLILGPPVGGWFYQTFGYEVPFMLLGCFLLIMVPFNIYVLPAIDADPSKDSFLRLLTKVKVVLICYAIFTLSAGLGFLDATLSLFAIETFGLSSGFVGLIMLGLSLPYCLASPLLGYFTDKYPVTRSWFMVIGGFVTATGFCLLGPAPFLHIPNQLWLLVFMLALIGFSLGMTAIPMFPEIITCANELGYEEGLSTLGMVSGLFGAVWSAGMFYGPVVGGLITQHLNFKWAAAVQGGLAFLAAFLLAVCYLYQRPQQRSVREDSRQVNESTPLLTE from the exons atggaCTCCCGCGTTGATCTTCAGCAAACAG ATAACAGCCCTCCAGCTGAATCAACGGAGCCTCCCCCGAAGATGACCAGACAGCAGATCCTCACCCTCGTATCGGTAGCATCTGTCAACTTCAGTTCAATGATCTGCTACTCAATATTAGGCCCGTTTTTCCCCAATGAG GCGGTGAAGAAGGGAGCCAGTCAAACTGTCATCGGTCTCATATTTGGCTGCTACGCTGTCTGCAATTTAATTGGTTCACTGATTCTGGGaaaatat ATTGTTCAAATTGGTGCGAAGTTCATGCTTGTGACCGGGCTCTTTGTGTCCTCAGTCTGCACCATTATGTTTGG ATTACTCGATCGGGCTCCTTCAGGTCCCGCTTTCATTACTCTGTGCTTTATAGTGAGATCCGTTGATGCTGTGGGCTTCGCCGGTGCGATGACTTCTACTTTTGCCATGTCAGCAAAAATATTCCCAAACAATGTGGCGACTGTTTTG GGTAGTTTGGAGATTTTCACTGGACTTGGTCTTATTCTGGGGCCACCAGTTGGAGGGTGGTTCTACCAAACATTTGGATATGAAGTCCCTTTTATGCTTCTTGGATGTTTCCTGTTGATTATGGTTCCTTTCAACATATATGTCCTGCCAGCCATTG ATGCAGATCCTTCGAAGGACTCATTTTTGAGACTTCTCACCAAGGTGAAAGTAGTCCTCATCTGCTATGCGATATTCACTCTCAGTGCAGGCTTGGGCTTCTTGGATGCCACATTGTCCCTGTTTGCTATTGAGACG TTTGGTCTGTCAAGTGGCTTCGTGGGACTCATCATGCTCGGTTTGTCTTTACCGTACTGTCTGGCATCGCCGCTGTTGGGGTATTTTACTGACAAATATCCC GTCACCAGGAGTTGGTTCATGGTGATAGGAGGTTTCGTCACCGCGACTGGCTTCTGCCTGCTTGGTCCCGCTCCTTTCCTTCACATCCCAAA TCAGCTGTGGTTGCTGGTCTTCATGCTCGCTCTAATTGGGTTTTCTCTGGGCATGACCGCAATCCCAATGTTCCCTGAGATCATCACGTGTGCAAA tGAACTAGGATATGAAGAGGGACTAAGCACTCTTGGAATGGTGTCTGGGCTGTTTGGGGCGGTTTGGTCCGCGGG GATGTTTTACGGGCCGGTGGTGGGCGGCCTCATCACACAGCATCTGAACTTTAAGTGGGCAGCTGCAGTCCAAGGAGGCTTGGCCTTCTTAGCC GCCTTCCTCCTCGCTGTTTGTTATCTCTACCAACGACCGCAACAACGAAG TGTTCGAGAAGACAGTCGACAGGTGAATGAAAGCACTCCTCTCCTGACTGAATGA
- the ahi1 gene encoding jouberin isoform X2: protein MPAGESEERAKTRERFNEVFKKYTETEKKKVKKKSTETQETIVLQNLKKNLNLEKDTEDHETILQNTYHPEEGSPRYTKNKRRERETAEKVNVNNSKNQEEIQTSKGKRKSKRDLPPLPVPDNSSSYIQEDADVSKSEIALEPDDVGGEKEAKGKSKKGKRKGATEAKAESQVEDTEDKLLQEYQQQIAQEEDRTLMKSQIKTEEESVVSPKISLNNDVGKKKKKKLRSVTTQLEEGEQDKDAGQDADVENETEFKGKKKKKKKHIVKEMSESEAEVPQKPAFDDSLVLGVYIHRTDRLKNVLLISHPMVKIHVVDEHTGQYVKKEDCHRPVSSFYEQENVDHILPIMTQPFDFKKNKSIIPEWQEQIIFNERFGYFVEQNDESPGVLLFFEILDFITMEEAKTNVDVDKHERGFRKIAWAFLKLVGTNGVLNINSKLRLQLFCPPPRAKRQHKTIEVVEWWRKYPRSKYASTLYVTVKGIKLPEHVDPSIRSMMALQEERGSTSYSELQNEVTKRSLTQPLDSKPPVLRWSRLPGQVCRIPNKPMLSFRGGQMGCFTVLFSHAGTILAAACADRDAFPVVVYEIPSGKVLAAFNGHLKIVYDLCWSRDDRSLLSASSDGTVREWNVERLLGTAQKVLPHPSFVYCAQYHPTAQNLVVTGAYDSLVRVWRLDVDDVNGQLLQEFEGHNSFINTVCFDTEGRRMFSADNTGVIIVWRTSVNEGKQRQPCHHWCIEKKVDESDLSGIPINMLQLHPNGRCLLIHAKDSVLRMMDLRILAVKKYTGATNYRERIYSTFTPCGNFIFSGSEDGMAYVWNTDTGDQVAVYSELCYSTALHGVTFHPHENMVAFCAFGQSQPVHVYLYDRKVSQLEAHNMKAASATSRSASADTKTFRNTPDPQALQDTSAASALDQFAQATRLALKMQCVKEQLDSVLEPHQRSSSSGYIYDQDKIGITHTGRSLTLDSGTTGLNASLPPPSLLSPHSKLQLSGSLAEQLIPQAALSTQNRGFSPVSQRLKGASSFRLQSPLPDHISSGVHVGTDSAPVQQVVVSLYDYRANRSDELTIQRGDVIQVLYKDNDNWWFGRLANGQQGYFLASYVADQRDFHEEATQSIDAHTALSEGTFDRSTPTRN from the exons ATGCCAGCAG GTGAAAGTGAAGAGCGGGCAAAGACCCGGGAAAGATTCAATGAAGTGTTCAAGAAGTAcactgaaacagagaagaaaaaggtgaagaagaaaagcactGAAACTCAGGAGACGATTGTG CTTCAGAATCTGAAAAAGAATCTCAACCTTGAGAAGGACACAGAAGATCATGAGACCATCCTGCAGAATACATATCACCCCGAAGAGGGCAGCCCTCGCTATACCAAGAATAAAcgaagagagagggaaacggCAGAAAAGGTTAATGTCAACAACAGTAAGAACCAAGAGGAGATTCAGACTTCAAAAGGCAAGAGGAAAAGTAAGAGGGACCTTCCCCCGCTGCCTGTACCTGACAACAGCTCAAGTTACATCCAGGAGGATGCAGATGTTTCCAAGTCTGAGATTGCTCTGGAGCCAGATGACGTAGGTGGCGAAAAGGAAGCAAAGGGAAAAAGTAAGAaggggaaaaggaaaggagCTACAGAGGCCAAGGCAGAGAGTCAGGTGGAGGATACAGAGGACAAGCTGCTGCAGGAATACCAGCAGCAGATTgcacaggaggaggacaggactTTGATGAAGTCACAAAtcaagacagaggaagagagtgtTGTCTCCCCAAAGATTTCTCTAAATAATGATGttgggaagaaaaagaagaaaaagctcaGATCTGTAACTACACAGTTGGAAGAAGG GGAGCAAGATAAAGATGCTGGCCAAGACGCTGATGTGGAAAACGAAACAGAAttcaaaggaaagaagaaaaagaagaagaaacaca ttgtcAAAGAAATGAGTGAAAGTGAGGCAGAAGTACCACAGAAACCAGCATTTGATGACAGCCTCGTGCTGGGAGTGTACATCCACAGAACAGATCGCCTCAAGAACGTCCTGCTGATCTCACACCCCATGGTGAAGATCCATGTCGTGGATGAACACACTGGACAGTATGTGAAGAAAGAAGACTG CCATCGTCCAGTCTCCTCATTTTATGAGCAAGAGAACGTTGACCACATTCTCCCCATCATGACCCAACCTTTTGACTTTAAGAAGAACAAATCAATCATCCCCGAGTGGCAGGAACAGATCATCTTCAATGAACGCTTTGGTTATTTCGTGGAACAAAACGATGAAAGCCCCGGAGTTCTTCTCTTCTTTGAA ATCCTGGACTTCATAACCATGGAAGAAGCAAAAACCAACGTTGATGTTGACAAGCATGAGCGAGGATTCAGAAAGATTGCGTGGGCATTCCTGAAG CTTGTCGGCACAAACGGTGTGCTGAACATCAACAGTAAACTTCGTCTCCAGCTCTTCTGCCCTCCACCTCGGGCAAAGAGACAACATAAAACAATTGAGGTGGTCGAATGGTGGAGGAAGTACCCACGAAGCAAATATGCGTCCACCCTTTATGTTACAGTGAAAGGCATTAAACTCCCTGAGCAT GTGGACCCCAGTATTCGCTCCATGATGgccctgcaggaggagaggggtAGCACATCCTACAGTGAGCTGCAGAATGAGGTCACAAAGAGAAGCCTGACACAGCCACTAGACAGCAAGCCACCAGTACTGAGATGGAGCAGGCTGCCCGGACAG GTCTGTCGGATTCCCAACAAGCCCATGCTGTCGTTCCGCGGTGGTCAGATGGGCTGTTTCACAGTGCTCTTCTCTCATGCTGGGACGATACTGGCTGCTGCTTGTGCTGACAGAGACGCTTTCCCTGTCGTAG tgtaCGAGATTCCCTCTGGCAAAGTTTTGGCTGCCTTCAATGGCCATCTGAAAATAGTCTATGATCTCTGCTGGTCCAGAGATGATCGGAGCCTCTTGTCTGCCTCCTCCGATGGAACTGTCAg AGAGTGGAACGTGGAGAGGCTCCTGGGGACGGCCCAGAAGGTTCTTCCTCATCCATCCTTCGTGTACTGTGCTCAGTACCACCCCACGGCCCAGAACCTGGTGGTGACTGGGGCCTACGACTCTCTGGTACGAGTGTGGAGACTTGATGTTGACGATGTGAAtggccagctgctgcaggagttTGAGGGTCACAACAGTTTCatcaacacagtttgttttgacaCTGAAg GAAGGAGAATGTTCTCTGCGGACAACACAGGCGTGATCATTGTGTGGAGAACATCAGTAAATGAGGGCAAGCAGCGTCAGCCATGTCATCACTGGTGCATAGAAAAG AAAGTTGACGAGAGTGACCTCAGCGGTATCCCCATCAACATGCTGCAACTCCACCCAAACGGGCGGTGCCTGCTCATCCATGCCAAAGACAGTGTCCTGAGAATGATGGATTTGAGAAT CCTGGCTGTGAAGAAGTACACTGGAGCCACAAACTACAGAGAGAGGATCTACAGCACTTTCACACCATGTGGGAACTTCATCTTCTCAGGTAGCGAGGATGGGATGGCATACGTCTGGAATACAGACACAG GTGACCAAGTTGCAGTCTACTCTGAGCTTTGTTACTCCACCGCCCTCCATGGCGTGACGTTCCACCCTCACGAAAATATGGTCGCTTTCTGTGCCTTCGGCCAGAGCCAGCCCGTCCATGTATACCTGTACGATCGCAAAG TGTCCCAGCTGGAGGCGCACAACATGAAGGCAGCGTCGGCCACGAGCAGATCAGCTTCTGCAGACACCAAAACCTTCAGAAACACGCCAGACCCCCAAGCGTTACAGGACACGTCCGCTGCCTCTGCCTTGGATCAGTTTGCCCAAGCAACAAGACTTGCTCTGAAAATGCAGTGTGTTAAGGAGCAGCTGGATTCCGTACTT GAACCACATCAGAGGTCTTCATCTTCTGGATACATTTATGACCAag ACAAAATCGGGATTACTCACACAGGGAGGAGTCTGACGTTAGATTCTGGCACC ACGGGATTAAATGCTTCGTTacctcctccgtctctcctgTCGCCGCACTCCAAGCTGCAGCTGTCTGGTTCCCTAGCGGAGCAGCTTATCCCCCAGGCAGCTCTGAGCACCCAAAACC gcGGGTTCAGTCCAGTCAGTCAACGTCTGAAAGGAGCTTCGTCTTTCAGGTTGCAGTCG cCCCTTCCTGACCACATTTCTTCAGGCGTCCACGTGGGGACCGACTCTGCCCCCGTTCAACAAGTA GTTGTCTCCTTGTATGACTACAGAGCTAATCGTTCGGATGAACTGACCATACAGCGCGGTGATGTCATCCAAGTGCTGTACAAAGACAACGACAACTGGTGGTTCGGGCGTCTGGCCAACGGGCAGCAGGGTTATTTTCTTGCTTCTTATGTAGCAGATCAAA GAGATTTCCATGAAGAGGCAACTCAGTCCATAGACGCACATACAGCCTTGTCTGAGGGGACTTTTGACAGGTCAACACCAACCAGG AACTAG
- the ahi1 gene encoding jouberin isoform X1, whose protein sequence is MPAGESEERAKTRERFNEVFKKYTETEKKKVKKKSTETQETIVLQNLKKNLNLEKDTEDHETILQNTYHPEEGSPRYTKNKRRERETAEKVNVNNSKNQEEIQTSKGKRKSKRDLPPLPVPDNSSSYIQEDADVSKSEIALEPDDVGGEKEAKGKSKKGKRKGATEAKAESQVEDTEDKLLQEYQQQIAQEEDRTLMKSQIKTEEESVVSPKISLNNDVGKKKKKKLRSVTTQLEEGEQDKDAGQDADVENETEFKGKKKKKKKHIVKEMSESEAEVPQKPAFDDSLVLGVYIHRTDRLKNVLLISHPMVKIHVVDEHTGQYVKKEDCHRPVSSFYEQENVDHILPIMTQPFDFKKNKSIIPEWQEQIIFNERFGYFVEQNDESPGVLLFFEILDFITMEEAKTNVDVDKHERGFRKIAWAFLKLVGTNGVLNINSKLRLQLFCPPPRAKRQHKTIEVVEWWRKYPRSKYASTLYVTVKGIKLPEHVDPSIRSMMALQEERGSTSYSELQNEVTKRSLTQPLDSKPPVLRWSRLPGQVCRIPNKPMLSFRGGQMGCFTVLFSHAGTILAAACADRDAFPVVVYEIPSGKVLAAFNGHLKIVYDLCWSRDDRSLLSASSDGTVREWNVERLLGTAQKVLPHPSFVYCAQYHPTAQNLVVTGAYDSLVRVWRLDVDDVNGQLLQEFEGHNSFINTVCFDTEGRRMFSADNTGVIIVWRTSVNEGKQRQPCHHWCIEKKVDESDLSGIPINMLQLHPNGRCLLIHAKDSVLRMMDLRILAVKKYTGATNYRERIYSTFTPCGNFIFSGSEDGMAYVWNTDTGDQVAVYSELCYSTALHGVTFHPHENMVAFCAFGQSQPVHVYLYDRKVSQLEAHNMKAASATSRSASADTKTFRNTPDPQALQDTSAASALDQFAQATRLALKMQCVKEQLDSVLEPHQRSSSSGYIYDQDKIGITHTGRSLTLDSGTTGLNASLPPPSLLSPHSKLQLSGSLAEQLIPQAALSTQNRGFSPVSQRLKGASSFRLQSPLPDHISSGVHVGTDSAPVQQVVVSLYDYRANRSDELTIQRGDVIQVLYKDNDNWWFGRLANGQQGYFLASYVADQRDFHEEATQSIDAHTALSEGTFDRSTPTRVSAAISSSGELRFLSEPTLSDTEPELADARTRRKKKVKKPGVLAPSLQATFSDADASASTSTRRRGTSAGRPLPKRPTGRTNSAFEPDT, encoded by the exons ATGCCAGCAG GTGAAAGTGAAGAGCGGGCAAAGACCCGGGAAAGATTCAATGAAGTGTTCAAGAAGTAcactgaaacagagaagaaaaaggtgaagaagaaaagcactGAAACTCAGGAGACGATTGTG CTTCAGAATCTGAAAAAGAATCTCAACCTTGAGAAGGACACAGAAGATCATGAGACCATCCTGCAGAATACATATCACCCCGAAGAGGGCAGCCCTCGCTATACCAAGAATAAAcgaagagagagggaaacggCAGAAAAGGTTAATGTCAACAACAGTAAGAACCAAGAGGAGATTCAGACTTCAAAAGGCAAGAGGAAAAGTAAGAGGGACCTTCCCCCGCTGCCTGTACCTGACAACAGCTCAAGTTACATCCAGGAGGATGCAGATGTTTCCAAGTCTGAGATTGCTCTGGAGCCAGATGACGTAGGTGGCGAAAAGGAAGCAAAGGGAAAAAGTAAGAaggggaaaaggaaaggagCTACAGAGGCCAAGGCAGAGAGTCAGGTGGAGGATACAGAGGACAAGCTGCTGCAGGAATACCAGCAGCAGATTgcacaggaggaggacaggactTTGATGAAGTCACAAAtcaagacagaggaagagagtgtTGTCTCCCCAAAGATTTCTCTAAATAATGATGttgggaagaaaaagaagaaaaagctcaGATCTGTAACTACACAGTTGGAAGAAGG GGAGCAAGATAAAGATGCTGGCCAAGACGCTGATGTGGAAAACGAAACAGAAttcaaaggaaagaagaaaaagaagaagaaacaca ttgtcAAAGAAATGAGTGAAAGTGAGGCAGAAGTACCACAGAAACCAGCATTTGATGACAGCCTCGTGCTGGGAGTGTACATCCACAGAACAGATCGCCTCAAGAACGTCCTGCTGATCTCACACCCCATGGTGAAGATCCATGTCGTGGATGAACACACTGGACAGTATGTGAAGAAAGAAGACTG CCATCGTCCAGTCTCCTCATTTTATGAGCAAGAGAACGTTGACCACATTCTCCCCATCATGACCCAACCTTTTGACTTTAAGAAGAACAAATCAATCATCCCCGAGTGGCAGGAACAGATCATCTTCAATGAACGCTTTGGTTATTTCGTGGAACAAAACGATGAAAGCCCCGGAGTTCTTCTCTTCTTTGAA ATCCTGGACTTCATAACCATGGAAGAAGCAAAAACCAACGTTGATGTTGACAAGCATGAGCGAGGATTCAGAAAGATTGCGTGGGCATTCCTGAAG CTTGTCGGCACAAACGGTGTGCTGAACATCAACAGTAAACTTCGTCTCCAGCTCTTCTGCCCTCCACCTCGGGCAAAGAGACAACATAAAACAATTGAGGTGGTCGAATGGTGGAGGAAGTACCCACGAAGCAAATATGCGTCCACCCTTTATGTTACAGTGAAAGGCATTAAACTCCCTGAGCAT GTGGACCCCAGTATTCGCTCCATGATGgccctgcaggaggagaggggtAGCACATCCTACAGTGAGCTGCAGAATGAGGTCACAAAGAGAAGCCTGACACAGCCACTAGACAGCAAGCCACCAGTACTGAGATGGAGCAGGCTGCCCGGACAG GTCTGTCGGATTCCCAACAAGCCCATGCTGTCGTTCCGCGGTGGTCAGATGGGCTGTTTCACAGTGCTCTTCTCTCATGCTGGGACGATACTGGCTGCTGCTTGTGCTGACAGAGACGCTTTCCCTGTCGTAG tgtaCGAGATTCCCTCTGGCAAAGTTTTGGCTGCCTTCAATGGCCATCTGAAAATAGTCTATGATCTCTGCTGGTCCAGAGATGATCGGAGCCTCTTGTCTGCCTCCTCCGATGGAACTGTCAg AGAGTGGAACGTGGAGAGGCTCCTGGGGACGGCCCAGAAGGTTCTTCCTCATCCATCCTTCGTGTACTGTGCTCAGTACCACCCCACGGCCCAGAACCTGGTGGTGACTGGGGCCTACGACTCTCTGGTACGAGTGTGGAGACTTGATGTTGACGATGTGAAtggccagctgctgcaggagttTGAGGGTCACAACAGTTTCatcaacacagtttgttttgacaCTGAAg GAAGGAGAATGTTCTCTGCGGACAACACAGGCGTGATCATTGTGTGGAGAACATCAGTAAATGAGGGCAAGCAGCGTCAGCCATGTCATCACTGGTGCATAGAAAAG AAAGTTGACGAGAGTGACCTCAGCGGTATCCCCATCAACATGCTGCAACTCCACCCAAACGGGCGGTGCCTGCTCATCCATGCCAAAGACAGTGTCCTGAGAATGATGGATTTGAGAAT CCTGGCTGTGAAGAAGTACACTGGAGCCACAAACTACAGAGAGAGGATCTACAGCACTTTCACACCATGTGGGAACTTCATCTTCTCAGGTAGCGAGGATGGGATGGCATACGTCTGGAATACAGACACAG GTGACCAAGTTGCAGTCTACTCTGAGCTTTGTTACTCCACCGCCCTCCATGGCGTGACGTTCCACCCTCACGAAAATATGGTCGCTTTCTGTGCCTTCGGCCAGAGCCAGCCCGTCCATGTATACCTGTACGATCGCAAAG TGTCCCAGCTGGAGGCGCACAACATGAAGGCAGCGTCGGCCACGAGCAGATCAGCTTCTGCAGACACCAAAACCTTCAGAAACACGCCAGACCCCCAAGCGTTACAGGACACGTCCGCTGCCTCTGCCTTGGATCAGTTTGCCCAAGCAACAAGACTTGCTCTGAAAATGCAGTGTGTTAAGGAGCAGCTGGATTCCGTACTT GAACCACATCAGAGGTCTTCATCTTCTGGATACATTTATGACCAag ACAAAATCGGGATTACTCACACAGGGAGGAGTCTGACGTTAGATTCTGGCACC ACGGGATTAAATGCTTCGTTacctcctccgtctctcctgTCGCCGCACTCCAAGCTGCAGCTGTCTGGTTCCCTAGCGGAGCAGCTTATCCCCCAGGCAGCTCTGAGCACCCAAAACC gcGGGTTCAGTCCAGTCAGTCAACGTCTGAAAGGAGCTTCGTCTTTCAGGTTGCAGTCG cCCCTTCCTGACCACATTTCTTCAGGCGTCCACGTGGGGACCGACTCTGCCCCCGTTCAACAAGTA GTTGTCTCCTTGTATGACTACAGAGCTAATCGTTCGGATGAACTGACCATACAGCGCGGTGATGTCATCCAAGTGCTGTACAAAGACAACGACAACTGGTGGTTCGGGCGTCTGGCCAACGGGCAGCAGGGTTATTTTCTTGCTTCTTATGTAGCAGATCAAA GAGATTTCCATGAAGAGGCAACTCAGTCCATAGACGCACATACAGCCTTGTCTGAGGGGACTTTTGACAGGTCAACACCAACCAGG GTATCTGCTGCAATTAGTTCTTCTGGGGAACTAAGGTTTCTTTCTGAGCCGACCCTTTCTGACACCGAACCAGAGTTGGCTGATGCCAG AACTAGAAGGAAAAAGAAGGTGAAAAAGCCTGGAGTCCTTGCACCTTCACTTCAAGCCACATTTTCAGATGCAGATGCTTCGGCGTCGACCAGCACCAGGAGGAGAGGCACATCCGCGGGCAGACCTCTCCCTAAGAGGCCAACAGGCCGGACTAACAGTGCCTTTGAGCCCGACACATGA